The following are encoded in a window of Chionomys nivalis chromosome X, mChiNiv1.1, whole genome shotgun sequence genomic DNA:
- the LOC130867788 gene encoding 40S ribosomal protein S2 produces MADDAGAAGGPGGPGGPGLGGRGGFRGGFGSGLRGRGRGRGRGRGRGRGARGGKAEDKEWIPVTKLGRLVKDMKIKSLEEIYLFSLPIKESEIIDFFLGASLKDEVLKIMPVQKQTRAGQRTRFKAFVAIGDYNGHVGLGVKCSKEVATAIRGAIILAKLSIVPVRRGYWGNKIGKPHTVPCKVTGRCGSVLVRLIPAPRGTGIVSAPVPKKLLMMAGIDDCYTSARGCTATLGNFAKATFDAISKTYSYLTPDLWKETVFTKSPYQEFTDHLVKTHTRVSVQRTQAPAVATT; encoded by the coding sequence ATGGCGGATGACGCCGGTGCAGCGGGAGGGCCCGGAGGACCCGGGGGCCCAGGATTAGGAGGCCGTGGCGGCTTCCGCGGAGGATTCGGCAGCGGTCTGAGGGGCCGCGGCCGTGGTCGAGGCCGTGGCCGAGGACGAGGCCGCGGGGCTCGCGGAGGTAAAGCTGAAGACAAGGAGTGGATTCCCGTCACCAAGCTGGGCCGCCTGGttaaggacatgaaaatcaagtccctagaggagatctacctgttctccctgcccattaaggagtctgagattattgactttttcctcggagcttccctaaaggatgaggttctgaagatcatgcccgtgcagaagcagactagggcaggccagcggaccaggttcaaggctttTGTCGCTATTGGGGACTACAATGGTCACGTAGGTCTCGGTGTCAAGTGCTCCAAGGAGGTAGCCACTGCCATCCGAGGGGCCATCATCTTGgccaagctttccattgtccctgtgcggagaggctactgggggaacaagattggcaagccccacactgttccttgcaaagtgacaggccgctgtggttctgtgctggtgcgtctcatccctgcccccagaggcactggcatagtctccgctcctgtgcccaagaagctgctgatgatggctggcattgatgactgctacacatcagccaggggctgcactgccaccctgggcaactttgccaaggccacctttgatgccatctctaagACCTATAGCTACCTGACCCccgacctctggaaagagactgtgttcaccaagtctccttatcaggaattcactgaccatcttgtgaaaacccacaccagagtttctgttcagaggacccaggctccagctgtggccaccacataa